TCGTCATAAAGGACGGACAGAAAGCCGGGGAGAAGACCATATTCGAGGCCTGCCAGTTTGCCGTTTCCATGAGCAGGGCCTGGAGCCAGGGCCTCTATTCAGCGGATGCCTACTGGGCCTACCCCAACCAGGTAACGAAGCAGGCCCCGAGCGGCGAGTACCTCGGCAAGGGCGCCTTCATGGTCTACGGAAAGAGGAACTGGATGCACGGCCTTCCGCTCAAGCTAGCTGTGGGTGTGATAAACTATGATGGCGAAGAATACGTAGTCTGCGCGCCGGTTGAAGCGATTAAGGCCCACACCGACAAATACATTGTCATAAGGCCCGGCTCAATGAAGAAGGGAGAGCTAGTGAAGAAGCTCCGCGGAATCCTCAAGAAGTGGGGCTATGAGGTAAGGGAAGAAGACCTGAACGCCATCCTCCCGCCGGGAGGGGGAGAGATAGTGGAAGTGGTGGGTTAGACGAGCTCCTTCCCGGTTCCCGTCATGACGAGTTTGCCGTGCTTCACTCCCTTGAGGCTCAGGAGCCTGTCCGCGATTTCTTTTATCCTCTTGGCCTTCCCCTTGACTATAACAACCTCAAGGCAGTTGTGTTCGTCCATATGGACGTGAATGCTTGAGATTATCTCGTTGAGATAGTCATGCTGGAGATCGAGGAGCTCCTTAACAACGTCAGCTTCATCATGGTTGTAGAGCATCGTTATCGTTCCGGCCACCTCTTTATCGCCCGCTTCCCATTCGTGCCGCACTATGAAGTCCCTCATGAGGTCCCTTATCGCCTCGCTCCTGTTAACGTAGCCCTTCTCCGCTATTATCTGATCGAACTTCTCAAGGAGTTCTTCAGGCACGGACACACCAAATCTTATGATCTTCATGCCACCACCTTTACGGTGTTCTCGCAGAAGTTAAAAAGGTGTTCGAAGAATAGTTCCGCCGGGGGTAGGAATGGGAGTCGAAGAGCTCTATCAGATAGCCAAGGGAGAATTCGCGGAGGACTTAATCTTCGAGTTGGATGGGAACCCAATCACTGTCTCCATAAAGGGCCTGCTCCTGGCGAGAGTTAAATCAAGCACGTACAACTTTTCGTTCTTCGAGGTAACCGAGACCGAGAGCGTTCTCGCCGTTCAAATGAAGGACTTCGTTGTTTACATCGCCTTTGAAACGGACGAAGAACTCAGTGACGAAGAGTTCGCGGAAATAGGAAAGGCCCTCCTGGAGTATCTAACCCCAAAGATAGCACTGCTGACAACGAAGGCGGAGAAGTTCTACGGTGGGAAGGCCGATATCCTGCTCGATGATGGCATGAGTTCTGACTTGAGGGAGTTTATGTACTCCCTCCTCCTAAAGCACAGGAAGGGTGAGAGTCCATACGAACAGACCGAGGTCGCTTAGGGTGGTGGAAATGAGCAGGCTTTCAAAAATCGCTGGGATTATACTAGCCGTTTTGGTGGTTCTAAGTGCCGTTTGGTACTTAAAATATTACAGAATAGAACCCGTGCCAAAACCCCCACTTTGGGGCCTCTCCGACCCCCCAGTTCTTGAGAACTTAACGTGGGTTGCAGAGGGAAACGTTGAGATAGCAAACACGACCATGTCATTGGCCTCTAGAGTTTACGGAGATTCATTGAAGCAGTTGAAACTCCTGGGGTACTCAATAAACTCCGGAAACTGGAGCAGTACCACCTGCCAGTGGAGCCTTTGGACAAGAGGGGAAAGAGCTTACTACCTGGCATACAACGGCACCAGATTTCTCTCCATCAGGGGTGGGCCAAACGATGTCATCAACGCCACTGAAAGGCAGTGGCTCTGTGGCAGACCATTGGATTCGAGCCCGATAAATGCCCCAACTCCAGAGACGATACTTCTAAGGCAAGCGATGTACGTGGCAAACAGGCTTATGGAGAATAACATCTCAGTAGGGGCGGGAACCTGGGCTGGACCGATGCCCGATTGGTACCTATCGAAGATAAACTTCAGGGTTAACGTAGGCGACGGCGTCGACGTGTTGATGCTCCTGTACTCAAGCGAAGACCAAGTAAAATACGCTGAATACATTATGAAAAAGGAGGACAGGGGCCTGCACTTTCTCAGTGGTGATGCCGAGGATTACAGGGTGTTAATAGCTTTGAAAGGCAGGAAAGCCGACGTAAAAGCCGTGGAGACGGCACTCCAAGGTCCGCCAGTTAGATGAAACGCCAAAATTTTAGTCTCGCTTTTGTCTTTTTCTGTCATTTTTACCAATACGCGAGCAAAAGACATATAAAGCTCGAACTCTTCAGAGCTTCGATGCCCAATGACAGCCAGGAGTGATTGTTTTTGGTGTTAGGAGTTTGCCCCTTCTCAAGATGGTTAGCCTGAAAACTGACGGGCGGGATCGTTTTTGGAGTGATTAGGGGGGCCTGCTTTTGGCCTCTGCTGTGAAGGTACCAAAACTTCTAGCTTAGCATTAACGTTCTTCGTCTTCACAGCTTTCACGCTCATTATTCCCTCGTTTTTGGGATTTGTTCTTTCCAAAGCGGAGTTTAGCTCAAAAACTCTGGAGGCGTTAGAATGAAAGCCGTTCTGCCCGATTCGAAGATACCAAAGAGGTGGTACAACATCCTGCCCGACCTCCCTGAACCGCTGGCGCCACCGCTCGACCCCGAGACAGACGAGCCTATGGAGCCGGAGAAGCTCCTAAGGATTTTCGCGGAGGAGCTGGTGAAACAGGAAATGAGCACGGATAGGTACATTGAAATCCCGAAAGAAGTCAGAGAGATCTACTCCAAAATAGGCCGCCCAACCCCTCTCTTCCGCGCCACAAACCTTGAGAGAGCCCTCGGCACTCCAGCGAGGATATACTTCAAGTATGAGGGGGCAACGGTAACGGGAAGCCACAAGATAAACACCGCCCTAGCTCAGGCTTACTACGCCAAGAGGCAGGGAATAGAAAGGCTCGTAACCGAGACTGGAGCAGGCCAGTGGGGAACTGCCCTAAGCCTCGCCGGGGCACTTCTTGGTCTCAATGTAAGGGTGTACATGGCGAGGGCGAGCTACCAGCAGAAGCCCTACAGGAAGACCATAATGCGCTTGTATGGTGCTGAAATCTATCCGAGTCCAAGCGATAGAACAGAGATAGGCAGAAAGTTCCTGGCCGAGGATCCAAACCACCCCGGAGGTCTCGGTATAGCGATAAGCGAGGCCATCGAAGACGTTTTAAGGGACGAAAAGGCCCGCTACGCCCTGGGAAGCGTCCTCAACCACGTCCTCATGCACCAGACCGTCATAGGTCTTGAGGCCCAGGAGCAGATGAAGGAGTTCGAAGAGCCCGACGTTATAATCGGCTGTGTAGGCGGAGGAAGCAACTTCGCAGGCTTGGCTTATCCGTTCGTCAGAGACGTTCTGAAAGGAGAGGCTGAATATGAGTTCATAGCGGTTGAGCCTAAGGCCGCTCCCTCGATGACGAGGGGAGTTTACAAGTACGACTACGGTGATTCCGGAGGATACACGCCGAAAATGAAGATGCACACCCTCGGCCACACATACTACGTCCCGCCGATTCACGCTGGCGGCCTGCGCTATCACGGACTTGCTCCGACTCTCAGCGTCCTGATAAACCACGGGATAGTTAAGCCCGTTGCCTACCACCAGAACGAGGTCTTCCAGGCGGCTCACCTCTTCGCGAAGACTGAGGGGATAGTTCCAGCTCCAGAGAGCGCCCACGCCATCAAAGGGGCCATAGACCGCGCCCTGGAGGCAAAGCGGGAAGGACGTGAAGAGGTCATACTCTTCAACCTCAGCGGGCACGGCTTCCTCGACCTTAAGGGCTACGAGGACTATCTGGATGGAAAGCTTGAGGACTACGAGCCGGAGCACTTCCCGGCCCTGGATAACTACTGATTTAGCTCCTTCCTTTTTTCCTTTACAGAGCCATTAGAAAAAAGAAGGGGCTACTTCAGATAGCCGAGCTTATAAGCCAGCTCGGCGTTGAGAACCGAACCTCCAGCGGCACCCCTGACGAGGTTGTGGCCCGTTACCACGTACTTGAAGCTCCCGCTGCTCCCCTCAAGCCTCCCGACCGTAACGGTTAGGCCCCTTCCCCTGTCCCTGTGGAGCCGCGGCTGGGGAACATCGGAGTAGACGAGGGGCCTCTCGTAGCTTGGAAGGCCGAGCTCTCCAAGCGGGTCGAAGGATTCGAAGGCCTCCCTGACCTCCTCTAGGCTTCCCTCTTCAAGCTTGACAAAGACAGCCTCAGTGTGCCCGTGTAGCACTGGAACGCGGGTAGCCATTGCGCTTATTCTGAATTCGGCGGGCTTTACCTCCACTCCGTCGAGCTCGCCGAGGATCTTCCTGCTCTCGTTTTCGATCTTCCACTCCTCCCCTGGGATGGAGGGAATCACGTTGTCCTGGATTGCCAGGGCAGAGAGGCCAGAATAACCTGCCCCGCTTATTGCCTGCATCGTCGCCACTTTGACCTCCCTGATTCCGAAACCGCGGAGCGCCGCGAGCGAGACCGTGAGTATGGCCGTCGAGCAGTTCGGGTTCGTCACTATGAAGCCTTCCCAGCCCCTCCTCTCCCTCTGAACCTCTATCAGCTCAAGGTGCTCCAGATTTACCTCGGGAACTAATATGGGCACGTCAGGATCGTAGCGGTGGCTCCTCGCGTTGGTGAACACAGGAAGGCTTTGAGCTAGCTCCCCCTCCACCTCCCTTGAGATCGATGCTGGGAGGGCGTTGAAGACAATGTCAACGTCCGGGTCTCTGAGAAATTCAGGGAGGGAAGTCACCTCCACATCTCTGAACTCCTCTGGCGAATCATCGACCAGCTCTCCGTACTTCCTTCCGGCACTCCTCTCAGAGGCAACCAGTTTCTCAACTCTGAACCAGGGATGGCCAGCAAGAAGCCTCACGAAAGTTCTCCCGACCATTCCCGTGGCACCGAGAACGGCAACCCTCATTTCGACACCTCCAAAGCTTAAAGCCAAAACGCACCAACCCCTGCGCGGGTAATGTAAACCTCGGCATCGACGCCGATCTCCAGAAAGGCCTCGGCAATCGCTTTCCCAATGGCGTGAAGATCTTCACCCAGCGCGAAGATAGCGGGCCCCGAGCCAGACACAAAGGCCCCGTAGGCACCTGCATCAAGGGCGGCTTTCCAGACCCTTGCGAACCACGGCATTAGCCTCAGCCTGTAGGGAAGGGCTATCCTGTCTTCAAGAAGCCTCCCCACGGTTTGGACGTCTCCGCTCGTTAAGGCCTTAACCAGGGCCCCTGCGAGTGCCACATTTCTTACCGCGTCGCCCATCGGAACCCTCTCGGGCAGAATCCTTCTGGCTTCTCTAGTTGGAACCTCAATCTGAGGCAGAACAACCACCAGCGGAAAATCAACTGGTATTCTATGAACCCTCAAGGGGTTAAGGGACTCGATTATCGTGAAGTCTCCATAGTAAGCCGGAACCACGTTGTCCCCGTGAGCACTTCCCGAGGCAGCTTCCTCTCCCGC
This sequence is a window from Thermococcus kodakarensis KOD1. Protein-coding genes within it:
- the nikR gene encoding nickel-responsive transcriptional regulator NikR; translated protein: MKIIRFGVSVPEELLEKFDQIIAEKGYVNRSEAIRDLMRDFIVRHEWEAGDKEVAGTITMLYNHDEADVVKELLDLQHDYLNEIISSIHVHMDEHNCLEVVIVKGKAKRIKEIADRLLSLKGVKHGKLVMTGTGKELV
- a CDS encoding TrpB-like pyridoxal phosphate-dependent enzyme — protein: MKAVLPDSKIPKRWYNILPDLPEPLAPPLDPETDEPMEPEKLLRIFAEELVKQEMSTDRYIEIPKEVREIYSKIGRPTPLFRATNLERALGTPARIYFKYEGATVTGSHKINTALAQAYYAKRQGIERLVTETGAGQWGTALSLAGALLGLNVRVYMARASYQQKPYRKTIMRLYGAEIYPSPSDRTEIGRKFLAEDPNHPGGLGIAISEAIEDVLRDEKARYALGSVLNHVLMHQTVIGLEAQEQMKEFEEPDVIIGCVGGGSNFAGLAYPFVRDVLKGEAEYEFIAVEPKAAPSMTRGVYKYDYGDSGGYTPKMKMHTLGHTYYVPPIHAGGLRYHGLAPTLSVLINHGIVKPVAYHQNEVFQAAHLFAKTEGIVPAPESAHAIKGAIDRALEAKREGREEVILFNLSGHGFLDLKGYEDYLDGKLEDYEPEHFPALDNY
- the asd gene encoding aspartate-semialdehyde dehydrogenase, translating into MRVAVLGATGMVGRTFVRLLAGHPWFRVEKLVASERSAGRKYGELVDDSPEEFRDVEVTSLPEFLRDPDVDIVFNALPASISREVEGELAQSLPVFTNARSHRYDPDVPILVPEVNLEHLELIEVQRERRGWEGFIVTNPNCSTAILTVSLAALRGFGIREVKVATMQAISGAGYSGLSALAIQDNVIPSIPGEEWKIENESRKILGELDGVEVKPAEFRISAMATRVPVLHGHTEAVFVKLEEGSLEEVREAFESFDPLGELGLPSYERPLVYSDVPQPRLHRDRGRGLTVTVGRLEGSSGSFKYVVTGHNLVRGAAGGSVLNAELAYKLGYLK
- a CDS encoding homoserine kinase, with protein sequence MRIRVPATIANFGPGFDVFGVGIGEPYDELKFVESDEWEIEVEGYDVPTDGRNVAVVAARALATLVGEELYLRMKLRKEIRPRSGLGSSGASSLAGALAAARVLGIEDDGLIIKAALAGEEAASGSAHGDNVVPAYYGDFTIIESLNPLRVHRIPVDFPLVVVLPQIEVPTREARRILPERVPMGDAVRNVALAGALVKALTSGDVQTVGRLLEDRIALPYRLRLMPWFARVWKAALDAGAYGAFVSGSGPAIFALGEDLHAIGKAIAEAFLEIGVDAEVYITRAGVGAFWL